Below is a genomic region from Miscanthus floridulus cultivar M001 chromosome 1, ASM1932011v1, whole genome shotgun sequence.
tatcttttttttttaatataatcgatTCGTTTCAAGTGGGCGTAGGGGCTGGCAAGCCAGATAACAGACTGAGAAGCCAAGGGAGGCATAGGGGTTGGGATTTGGGAAGCCGGAGGACGAGAAGCCAACGAAAGTGTGGAGGTCGGCGAGGGAGAGGGAGTACAGGGTCCGACAAGGAGAAGAGAGGCATGGGCAGACGGATACCGAGAAGTTGAGGTGATTTTTCCAATGCTCTCTCCGTGCCGCTTTTGCGTTCATGTGTAAATGCCATTGTGCAAAGAATCGTGGGGAGAAGAAGCTAGGCGCAAAGCAGGCCGTTTCACGTTTGGGGCCTTCCATTCGCTTCTTTCCACCACAATCGGTCTAGAATCTGTTCCAAACGCCGCAGCCCTCTAGATTCTAAGGTTGTGGTTTCTAAAACCATTTTAGTGAAATGTTTCGTGTATTGACGTTTtcaagttatatatatatatatatatatatatatatatatatatatatatatatatatatatatatatatatatatataaaagcaaTAGGGtgttgaatggatgaatgaaatgGTCTATGAACTGAATTGTTTCATTTTTAACATTTTATTATAGGCCATATATGTGAGACACAAGTTGACATGGTTTTATCTAGATAAAACTCATATAATCTCTCTTCATTAATCTCTTTTGCTACCTCAAAAAAATGACATGGTACAATATTTAAAGAATTGGATGAGAATGAAACTCTCGTTGAGAGTGGCTCATACTGTTTATGGACTGAAAAGATAAACCTATAAATAAAAAGGGAAATACTAGCGTCCGGACGTTCGGATATAAATAATCGATCCGGACGCTTCCGCTCTACCACCCATCTCACCCCGGCGCTCCTTCCCTTTCGGATCCAGAGGCTTCCGCTGTGCTCCTTCCCTTTCGGATCTAGAGGATTTCGCTCTACCCGTGATACCCCAGCGCTCATCCCCTTCCGGCTCCCTCCTTTCTCCTGTGATGAAATAGTAAACCCCGGTAATGATGGTTCCGCTTAATTCCTATAGCGCCTGTAGACACCGCACCTTGCCGTACGTGAGGGAGAGAGATGGAAAGAGAGACAAATGGATCAAGTGTTAATCATTGCTTGCAACATATAAGAACAAGGTTTGCAACATACTGAAACATCATGTAACATAAAAAAAACATGCTGCAACATCTTAAATTGActgttgcaacataaaaaaacatGTTGCAAGATAAAAAAAATACATGTTGCAACATCTTAAATAGATAATTGCAACATCAAAAAGCATGTTACAACATTTTAGATCGGCTATTGCAACATCCGGAAAAAACATGTTGCAACATCTCAAATCAACTGTTGCAACACCGCAAGATCCAATTTTATATCGAGTGCCATAAAACATGTAACATCTAAGATTGACTGTTGCAACATGTCACATACTACAACATAATCCACTGTAGTGTGCAGATCTGGTTGCGCTTGCCTATAAAGGAGCTCGGCCACCATGGAAGAGTTTGTCGCCAGCGAGGCCACACCTCCAGCGTGTAGTTCGTCGTCGAGAGACACCCGATCATGGAGGATTtcatagctgagaaacacatcaCCATAGAGATGTCCACTTGGATCCACTTTGCCGCCATGGAGGCAAGGTCGGAAGGCGAGCAAGTGCAGCGGCGAGGGGAGAACAAGGATGGGCGTAGGCGGGCGGGGCCGTGAGGGAGGAAAGTAGGCAGTGAGGAAGTAAGTTGGTTAGTGGCGTCAAGAAAATGAGCAGCCGTGTCATCGTGGGAAAACGAGCAAACTTGTGAGAAAGACGAGCAAGCTTTCCACACGAATGAAACAGGTCGGATGCGGTAGGAGCATTTCCGAAATAAAAGCTCAGGCATTTGACCACCGGCAAGATCCTCCCATAAGTACTGATTCATATACAGTAAGTAATTGTGCATTATTGACTGACTCTCTGACAGTACGTTGCCTCGAAAAACACGCTGTGCACGTGGTTTGGCAGCAAGCGATCGTTGCAGTGCAGCTTCCTTCACGAGCGTTGTATTGCGTGTTTAGTTTGTTgaattttggaatttggggtaccgtagcactttcatttttatttagtaattagtgtttaatcatgaactaattaggtttaaaacgttcgtctcgtaatttccaactaaactgtgcaattagtttttttttcgtctatatttaatgctccatgcacgtatcgcaagatttgatgtgatagctAATGTAGtactttttgaatttttttttttgaaattaaaCAAGGGCATGTCATCGTTCTGACCAGGTGTTAGGCTGTCTCCACCAGGAGACATGTAAAGGGGTCCTAAACTTAAATGGGATCTCTAATATAATAGTTATAGCTTGTAACAGAGTATAGACTTATTTTAGGTGCTAAAATAGGTATAAtacaaatctgagtatcctctttTCTGAAAACTTATTTACAGAAAATATTCTCTTTTAAATTTTGTTGTTGAAGAAAACTAAAAATAATTATTAAACTCTTTAACTATAGCACTAATCAAATGTGAAATGGGTTTTATATTTCAGGTATCGATCATTGGAGACCGTCTTAGCACCCGTCGGATCTGGCGGCGCTCGATCTCACAGAGGGAGAGGTCCCGGTTGTATTGGAGAAGAAGAACGAGTTCGATACAAAATATTCGATGATCCTCTCCTTCGCTCGCCTCTCCCTTTCTACTCCTCGCTCACGCTCTCACAGCGGTTACAGGCCCATTGTGGGCCGTGGACCCTTGCATTCTTGCGCCTGCTTCTGTTGCTCCTCCTGGGCTGCTGGGCCTCCTTGGGCTGGCTGAGATGTGGAGCCATGACACCAGGGCCTTTCAATTCGCCGCGTGGCTATAAATACATGCATATATGCAAGGACTAATGCGTGAACACAAACAACAACAAGGTGCGCGTCCTGCAGCCATTGCACTACttctctagctagctagctagatagATAGATGGGCTCGCAGTACGACGATGACAATGGTGGTCGCCGGGAGACGAGGTGGTGCGCGCGCAGTGACCGGTGGCCGTGGGTTCATGGCCAGGCACCTGGTGGCGGCCTTGCTCCGCTCCGGTGAGTGGCGCGTCCGGGTCACTGACCTCACCCCTAGTCTTGTCCTCGGCCCTGGAGAGACGGAGGAGATTCTCAGCGATGCTCTCCGTGATGGCCGTGCCGTCTATGCCTCGGTTGATGTCTGCAACCTAGAGCAGCTTATCAAAGGTAataaatatatacatatattactAGATGATAGCTGtagaagagttttttttttacatATACAGGCTCATTTGTCTTGTGAAATATATAGTCTCATTTACTCAGTGCCATGAACTTATCGTCGACAGCACTGACCAACCTAAGATCACACACGAACTAGACgatttttcattaagaagaaaaaaaatgcatgCATACATTTCGAGTTGAAGATGACCTAAACCTAAGGTGGTTGAATGCATGACTATATATTTCACTTTCATCAATCAACAAGTTAAACTAAGCTCGCTTCCTAAATAAAACTGAAATACTTGAGGGAGGCCTCGTTATCCTTGCAACTACTACAACTGTAACGTCCCTCTCTATTGTAAAGATGCTTATTCTCATTGTCTGAGTCACCATAAATGCTTGCAAAATTCATGCTTGTCTCCTTCTTCCCCGGGCAGTCCTTCACATGTCTCGAATCCATGCATGGTCAACGGCGTCCACAGCTTCCTTGCTGCTGCTGAACTCTCCCCCTCTCTTGTTTAGTCCACACTGTTCGATGGGTGGTGGCTCACCCATATCACAACTACATAAACAATTTTTAGAAACAACTTCCATAAGCAGTGACCAACTACCTCTCTAAAATGGGTTCTAAGCCGGCTCTTCTCAGAAATTGGTTTATAGAGTCAACTGAAAAGTCGAATCATCTCTAGAAATACTAGTTCTATTGGTGGATAGGTTTTCCAGCCGTCCCTAAAAATACAGGTATTTCTAGAGGCAATTGGAAATTCGACCCAACTCTAGAAATGGTTTTTTAGAGACCGTTGCCAATATGTCCATCTCTAAAAATAGGTGCAACAGTAAAATTTATAACTTCTTCAAACCAAATTGGATTGAGACAAAATTACattaaagttgtagtactcaaagaggtctaaaacaatttttttcatttgaaatcatttaaggtctAAAAATTTTATTTAGAGTTTTCATAATTTAAATCCTAGTTTTTATGAATTTTCAGATGatatcggatggagaaatgacctagACCAAAGTGTAATGATcgaagagatctacaactttgtagttgattatTTTCATTTCAAATCGTTTAATGCCAAAAAAATTATAgttaaatttttaaaatttgaaattcattCTTTTGAGTTTTCAAATGGCCTCGGGTGGAGAAGATACCTAAACCTTACTTGTAGTACTTAAATAGATCTAAAACTTTTTAgttcaaatattttttatttgagtTAGTTTAGAGTCTCAAATATGAATTACAATATCTGTTGAAATGGATACAAATGGATCATACCAACCACTTGATTAAGAGTGATTTTGAGTTGGAGTGGTAAGCAAGGATTGAGCGTGGCTTGAGGTTATGAGTCTGATCCTCGCGGCTACATGCACGTGGACTTTTGAGCTTCCTTGGGTTAAAAatgtttttgctattttttttgtttgatttacaaaattgtataaaacaATTTAAGAGGACTAGGGGTGGATAGGTTTGGGCCTGTCTCTAGAAATGAAATCGATTTCTAGAGGTAGTTAGATATTCACCTCTACAAATTATTGGTCTCTAGAGATATGTTAGTAGAGACGAGCCAAATAGCCGCCTCCCTAGTAGTGCGTATAGCACCGTCACTGCTCCTCAAGTCTTCATGTATAGTACATTCAGAGGGATTGTGCAAATCCATGATCCACTACGAGCATTTGCTATGCTACACGATTTGATCTTTATTTTCTCTTCCAAAATATTCCatttgttctaaattataagtcattctggcTTCTCTAGATAAATAACTTTTACTATATATTTGGACATTATGTATACTAGAAGAATTCCACGCACGTTGCTGCAGGTATCCAAGAGAAAATACGGATGAATTTGGTTAGCTGCTAGCTTCATTATGGAAGTAGAGTAGAGGAGTTGGAAGGACATGAGAGTTTGATGCTGGATGGCCTCATGGAGAAGGTGCTGAAAATTTGTAATGGCTTGGACGCATAGTTGAATTGGTGGTTTGGTGCATTAAAGGAACCAAGCGGAGAACAATATGATGCCTCTCGATGGCTTGGTGGTTTGGCAGCAAATGCAATTGAGTGTTTGAAGTTACTCTTGATGGGGCTCGCGAATGCAATTTAGTGTTTGTACTTAGTGACTTGGTGGGGCTCTGGTGATGACGTGGCCTCACGAAATCTCAAAGAAATAGGTagtggggttttgctttataagagtataagattTAGGTGTATATCAAAAGATATATGTCTAGAAATATCataacgacttataatttggaatggaggggtaTAACTTATAACAATAAAAGATTAATCATCATTTCTAAATACAAATATAATGTATCTGATTTGGTGCTATAAACTTTTTATATGATTATGGTAACTGTtgatcaattttttttttttttgaaatacatACATGCCTTATATTTTAGAACGAAGGGAGTATAATTGTTTTTTATTCAGTTTTTGAAGGGGTAGATATTGTTTTCCACACAGCCGCTGCGGATCCTAGCAAGAACAACTTACAACTTCACTACAAGGTCAACGTGATCGGTGAGTAGAAGAATCATACCAAGGATAGTATGACACTAATTACAGGCTATTCAATACCTAGTAACCCTAATTGTATGATCTTTAGGCTTTATCTCTGATGTGGTACTCTGTTCAGTACAAATTAAAGCACGCTGCGTATCACAAAGTTGATTGTATTGTTTTCTTGTGAATAGAGTTGTTAAAAAGATAAATAGTTGTACAACCAATAAGTAATAGATAGTTTCAAAACATAAATAGATATACTTCCtttttctatatttatttagattAAATCCAACCTTAAGAATTATCACTAATACAAAACCAAATTTGAGAGCCGCCTCGATTTGTTTTCAACATGGTTACTATTTCTTACTGCTCTAAAGACAAATTATTTTTCTAGAGGCAGTTGATGACACTAACCACTTCAAAAAAACAGGTCATATTTTTAGAGATGGTTAGTTTTACCATTCACATCTAGAATATTTATAAATACCATTTATACATGTGGTTCACATATAGGCACCTCTTGGAATCCAAGCTCCACCACGATACTGTTCAAAATTTCCAAGAGAAAAAAATTTGGGGTACACTCATTCACTCACTATTCTCTAACCATCCTCTTTCTCTTTTATCACTGCATGACTTGTGACTGCCTGGTGGGGTCTTCCGGGATTATTATTATTGCTATTTTTTTACCCAGATTTGATAATTCTGAAAAAAACAGATTTATAGGGGTGAAGCcctcagccgcctctacaaatcgatttgtaggggtggcttgaGAACcgcgcccctacaaatcagtgatTTATATAGgaaatcgcccctacaaatggtttgGAGCTGCCCCTATAGTGCCTTTGTGTAGTAGTGTCCCGCTGGGAGTAGCTTAACTAGACAATTAACAAATACAAGCTATCGATAGAACGTACCAAAGGATAAGGATGTTACCATTCACATGCTAAATTTACTAATTGTATTTTGATTTATATTCTACCTACTCAGGAACAAAGAATGTAATTGATGCTTGCAAGATATGCAAGGTGAAGAGGCTTATACACACCAGTTCTAG
It encodes:
- the LOC136464137 gene encoding 3beta-hydroxysteroid-dehydrogenase/decarboxylase-like, which gives rise to MTMVVAGRRGGARAVTGGRGFMARHLVAALLRSGEWRVRVTDLTPSLVLGPGETEEILSDALRDGRAVYASVDVCNLEQLIKGTKNVIDACKICKVKRLIHTSSSAVVFDGVHGLFNFPDAYAQTKAEAEKLVMDANGTNDLLTCCIRPGSSSVPMTDALVEDS